A single region of the Bacteroides luhongzhouii genome encodes:
- a CDS encoding FAD:protein FMN transferase, with the protein MYKPSHEGNGLLYAWFLSMHTRVDIILYSQKTERELLLVVNRIYDALCRLEKMANFYDPASELSFVNRTAPTSPVVLSEELYSMIDLCLKYNGKTLGCFDITVHSENYNQNTIQSVHLSVEDHSIYFSQPGVTVNLSGFLKGYALDTIKSILNEFLIENALINIGNSSVLALGNHPVGSGWKVNNILLHNECLTTSGNDSPERRHIVSPRNGKLVEGVQQIAVVTPDGAIGEILSTALFAADGEQRKDLLTEFSSVLSQFFLIGY; encoded by the coding sequence ATGTATAAACCATCCCATGAAGGTAATGGACTGCTTTATGCCTGGTTTCTTTCCATGCATACACGGGTGGATATTATCCTGTATAGCCAGAAAACGGAAAGAGAATTGTTGCTTGTGGTTAATCGTATTTATGACGCATTGTGCCGGTTGGAAAAGATGGCGAACTTTTATGATCCGGCCAGCGAATTGTCTTTTGTCAACCGAACAGCTCCGACTTCACCAGTTGTTCTTAGCGAAGAACTCTATTCAATGATTGATTTATGCCTGAAATATAACGGGAAGACTCTGGGGTGTTTTGATATTACAGTCCATTCGGAAAATTACAATCAGAACACGATACAATCGGTTCATTTATCAGTCGAAGATCATAGCATCTATTTCTCACAACCGGGAGTTACTGTCAACTTATCCGGCTTTCTTAAAGGGTATGCTTTGGATACAATTAAAAGCATACTGAATGAGTTTTTGATAGAGAATGCATTGATAAATATAGGAAACAGTTCCGTCCTTGCTTTAGGTAATCATCCGGTAGGATCGGGATGGAAAGTCAATAATATACTTCTTCATAATGAGTGTCTTACAACCTCCGGTAATGACTCTCCTGAACGTCGGCATATTGTTTCTCCTCGAAACGGGAAATTGGTGGAAGGCGTTCAACAGATAGCTGTGGTTACACCCGATGGAGCGATAGGAGAAATATTGTCTACCGCTTTGTTTGCTGCTGACGGCGAACAGCGCAAGGATTTACTGACTGAATTCTCTTCTGTATTAAGCCAGTTTTTCTTGATTGGTTATTAG
- a CDS encoding 3-keto-disaccharide hydrolase encodes MKKNIVLTLLLFCAASLGAQNWEPLFNGKNLKGWKKLNGKAEYKIVDGAIVGVSKMGTPNTFLATTKNYGDFILEFDFKVDDGLNSGVQLRSESKKDYKKGRVHGYQFEIDPSKRAWSGGIYDEARRNWLYPLTLNPSAKTAFKNNAWNKARIEAVGNSIRTWINGVPCANIWDDMTPVGFIALQVHAIGNAADEGKTVSWKDIRICTTDVERYQTPEAQAAPEVNLIANTISPNEAKEGWTLLWDGKTTDGWRGAKLSTFPAKGWKIEDGILKVMKSGGAESANGGDIVTTRKYKNFILKVDFKITEGANSGIKYFVNPDMNKGAGSAIGCEFQILDDDKHPDAKLGVKGNRKLGSLYDLIPAPKNKPFNKKEFNTATIIVKGNHVEHWLNGVKLIEYDRNNDMWNALVAYSKYKNWPNFGNPEEGNILLQDHGDEVWFKNVKIKELK; translated from the coding sequence ATGAAGAAGAATATCGTATTAACTTTACTTTTATTCTGCGCCGCTTCTTTAGGTGCACAGAATTGGGAGCCTCTTTTCAATGGAAAAAACCTGAAAGGATGGAAGAAATTGAATGGCAAAGCCGAGTATAAAATTGTAGATGGTGCCATTGTCGGTGTATCTAAGATGGGAACACCCAATACTTTTTTAGCAACGACAAAGAATTATGGTGACTTTATCCTTGAGTTTGATTTTAAGGTAGATGATGGTTTAAATTCCGGGGTACAGCTTCGCAGTGAAAGCAAGAAAGATTATAAGAAAGGTCGTGTACACGGTTATCAGTTTGAGATCGATCCTTCCAAACGCGCTTGGTCAGGTGGTATCTATGATGAGGCACGTAGAAACTGGCTTTATCCTTTGACGCTGAATCCGTCGGCAAAAACCGCTTTTAAGAATAACGCATGGAATAAAGCCCGTATTGAGGCTGTAGGTAACTCAATTCGTACTTGGATAAACGGAGTACCTTGTGCTAATATCTGGGATGATATGACTCCTGTGGGCTTCATTGCTTTGCAAGTGCACGCCATTGGAAATGCGGCAGATGAAGGTAAAACAGTTAGTTGGAAAGATATCCGCATTTGTACGACGGACGTAGAACGCTATCAGACACCGGAAGCGCAAGCTGCACCGGAAGTGAACCTGATTGCCAATACGATTTCTCCGAACGAAGCAAAAGAAGGATGGACTCTATTATGGGATGGCAAGACTACTGATGGATGGAGAGGAGCTAAACTTTCTACTTTCCCCGCAAAAGGCTGGAAGATAGAAGATGGTATTCTGAAAGTAATGAAGAGTGGTGGTGCTGAATCAGCTAATGGCGGTGATATTGTGACTACCCGTAAATACAAGAACTTTATTCTGAAAGTAGATTTTAAGATTACTGAAGGTGCAAATAGCGGAATTAAATATTTCGTAAACCCGGATATGAATAAAGGTGCAGGTTCTGCTATCGGTTGTGAATTCCAGATTCTTGATGATGACAAACATCCTGATGCAAAACTGGGTGTGAAAGGTAACAGAAAGCTAGGGTCGTTGTATGATTTGATTCCGGCTCCTAAGAATAAACCTTTCAACAAGAAAGAATTTAATACAGCTACCATTATCGTAAAAGGTAACCATGTAGAACATTGGTTGAACGGCGTTAAATTGATTGAATATGATCGTAACAATGATATGTGGAATGCATTGGTAGCATACAGTAAATATAAAAACTGGCCTAATTTCGGAAATCCGGAGGAAGGAAATATACTTCTTCAGGACCACGGAGACGAAGTATGGTTCAAAAATGTGAAGATTAAAGAACTGAAATAA
- the erm(F) gene encoding 23S rRNA (adenine(2058)-N(6))-methyltransferase Erm(F), which translates to MTKKKLPVRFTGQHFTIDKVLIKDAIRQANISNQDTVLDIGAGKGFLTVHLLKIANNVVAIENDTALVEHLRKLFSDARNVQVVGCDFRNFAVPKFPFKVVSNIPYGITSDIFKILMFESLGNFLGGSIVLQLEPTQKLFSRKLYNPYTVFYHTFFDLKLVYEVGPESFFPPPTVKSALLNIKRKQLFFDFKFKAKYLAFISCLLEKPDLSVKTALKSIFRKSQVRSISEKFGLNLNAQIVCLSPSQWVNCFLEMLEVVPEKFHPS; encoded by the coding sequence ATGACAAAAAAGAAATTGCCCGTTCGTTTTACGGGTCAGCACTTTACTATTGATAAAGTGCTAATAAAAGATGCAATAAGACAAGCAAATATAAGTAATCAGGATACGGTTTTAGATATTGGGGCAGGCAAGGGGTTTCTTACTGTTCATTTATTAAAAATCGCCAACAATGTTGTTGCTATTGAAAACGACACAGCTTTGGTTGAACATTTACGAAAATTATTTTCTGATGCCCGAAATGTTCAAGTTGTCGGTTGTGATTTTAGGAATTTTGCAGTTCCGAAATTTCCTTTCAAAGTGGTGTCAAATATTCCTTATGGCATTACTTCCGATATTTTCAAAATCCTGATGTTTGAGAGTCTTGGAAATTTTCTGGGAGGTTCCATTGTCCTTCAGTTAGAACCTACACAAAAGTTATTTTCGAGGAAGCTTTACAATCCATATACCGTTTTCTATCATACTTTTTTTGATTTGAAACTTGTCTATGAGGTAGGTCCTGAAAGTTTCTTTCCACCGCCAACTGTCAAATCAGCCCTGTTAAACATTAAAAGAAAACAGTTATTTTTTGATTTTAAGTTTAAAGCCAAATACTTAGCATTTATTTCCTGTCTGTTAGAGAAACCTGATTTATCTGTAAAAACAGCTTTAAAGTCGATTTTCAGGAAAAGTCAGGTCAGGTCAATTTCGGAAAAATTCGGTTTAAACCTTAATGCTCAAATTGTTTGTTTGTCTCCAAGTCAATGGGTAAACTGTTTTTTGGAAATGCTGGAAGTTGTCCCTGAAAAATTTCATCCTTCGTAG
- a CDS encoding toxin-antitoxin system YwqK family antitoxin gives MNRILTLYLFLLLCGTASAQQIVKWDDLQTITDNARRTVYYEKGSKQPLQGEYRIIRGLDEERVKLSDGIINGDYLRYRDGVLRESGIYAKGKRNGIFTEYYQDGVTPRKETPMQQGKIDGTVKTYFRNGKIEIEKEYRQSVESGRERRFDSKTGEQIFESHYIDGKKEGEEWEIFEDGRTLRSRTTRHYRNGKLDGFYRVESTRDGKPYITIEGQYTDGEKSGRWKQYNATDDTTHEWDE, from the coding sequence ATGAATAGAATATTAACACTATACCTCTTTTTGCTATTGTGTGGCACGGCTTCCGCACAACAAATAGTAAAATGGGACGATTTACAGACTATAACGGATAACGCACGGCGCACGGTCTATTATGAAAAAGGCAGTAAACAGCCGTTGCAGGGAGAATATCGCATTATACGAGGGCTTGACGAGGAGCGTGTTAAACTTTCCGACGGCATAATAAACGGTGATTATCTCCGCTATCGTGATGGGGTACTGCGTGAATCGGGCATATATGCCAAAGGAAAGCGCAACGGCATATTCACGGAGTATTACCAAGATGGCGTTACTCCCCGAAAAGAAACACCCATGCAGCAAGGCAAGATAGACGGAACTGTAAAGACCTATTTTCGTAACGGCAAAATAGAAATCGAAAAGGAGTATAGGCAGAGTGTGGAGAGCGGACGGGAACGCCGCTTTGACAGCAAGACGGGTGAGCAGATTTTTGAATCTCATTATATAGACGGCAAAAAAGAGGGTGAGGAATGGGAAATATTCGAGGATGGGCGCACGCTTCGCAGCAGGACTACACGACACTACCGTAACGGAAAACTTGACGGCTTTTATCGTGTGGAATCGACACGGGACGGAAAACCCTATATAACCATCGAGGGGCAATACACCGACGGCGAGAAATCGGGACGTTGGAAACAGTACAACGCCACCGATGACACAACCCATGAATGGGATGAATGA
- a CDS encoding Gfo/Idh/MocA family oxidoreductase, with the protein MVTRRDFLKTMSMASAGLALGTGDLLHAQTASPKKGRGDKVKIAYIGIGNRGEQIIEDFARTGMVEVVALCDVDMGAKHTQKIMAKYPKAKQFRDFRQMFDKAGNEFDAVAIATPDHSHFPISMLALASGKHVYVEKPLARTFYEAELLMQAALKRPNLVTQVGNQGHSEANYFQFKAWMDAGIIKDVTAITAHMNNPRRWHKWDTNIYKLPSGQQLPKDLDWDTWLGVTPYHEYNKDYHLGQWRCWYDFGMGALGDWGAHILDTAHEFLELGLPYEVTMQYAKGHNDYFFPYSSTILFRFPQRKGMPPVDITWYDGLDNLPPIPAGYGVSGLDPNIPVTNQGDTPKSKLNPGKIIYTKDLIFKGGSHGSTLSIIPEEKAKEMADKLPKVPKSPSNHFENFLLACNGIEKTRSPFEINGVLSQVFSLGVMAQRLNTQLFFDPRTKQITNNEFANAMLAGLPPRKGWDEFYKL; encoded by the coding sequence ATGGTAACACGAAGGGATTTTTTGAAAACGATGTCGATGGCTTCAGCCGGATTGGCATTGGGAACCGGTGATTTATTACATGCGCAAACCGCTTCACCTAAAAAAGGAAGAGGTGACAAAGTGAAGATTGCTTATATCGGTATTGGTAACCGTGGAGAGCAGATTATTGAAGACTTTGCACGGACAGGTATGGTGGAAGTGGTGGCTTTATGTGATGTAGATATGGGTGCCAAACATACACAAAAGATAATGGCTAAATATCCGAAAGCAAAGCAGTTTAGGGATTTCCGCCAAATGTTTGATAAGGCCGGTAACGAATTTGATGCTGTAGCAATTGCTACTCCCGACCATTCGCATTTCCCGATCAGTATGCTGGCTTTGGCATCCGGAAAGCACGTATATGTAGAGAAACCGCTGGCACGTACCTTCTATGAAGCGGAACTGTTGATGCAAGCTGCGCTTAAACGTCCGAACTTGGTTACTCAAGTAGGAAATCAGGGACATTCTGAAGCAAACTATTTCCAGTTTAAAGCCTGGATGGATGCGGGAATTATCAAAGACGTTACTGCTATCACTGCCCACATGAATAACCCGCGCCGTTGGCATAAGTGGGACACTAATATCTATAAGCTTCCTTCGGGACAGCAACTGCCGAAAGATCTGGACTGGGACACTTGGCTCGGAGTTACTCCTTATCACGAGTATAATAAAGATTATCATTTGGGACAATGGCGTTGTTGGTATGATTTTGGTATGGGTGCATTGGGCGACTGGGGAGCACATATCCTTGATACGGCTCACGAATTTCTGGAACTGGGATTGCCTTATGAGGTCACTATGCAATACGCAAAAGGGCATAATGATTATTTCTTCCCATATTCTTCCACGATTCTCTTCCGTTTCCCGCAACGTAAAGGAATGCCACCGGTAGATATTACCTGGTATGATGGTCTGGATAATCTTCCTCCTATTCCTGCCGGTTATGGAGTTTCGGGACTAGATCCGAACATCCCGGTAACTAATCAGGGAGATACTCCGAAATCTAAGTTGAATCCCGGAAAGATCATTTATACTAAGGATTTGATCTTCAAGGGTGGTAGTCATGGAAGCACTTTGTCTATTATTCCGGAGGAGAAAGCAAAAGAGATGGCAGACAAGTTGCCGAAAGTTCCTAAAAGCCCTTCCAATCACTTCGAAAACTTCTTGTTGGCATGTAACGGTATTGAAAAGACGCGTTCTCCGTTCGAAATCAATGGAGTGTTGAGTCAGGTATTCTCACTGGGTGTGATGGCTCAACGACTTAATACACAGTTGTTCTTTGATCCTCGTACGAAGCAAATTACAAATAATGAGTTTGCTAATGCAATGTTGGCGGGACTTCCGCCGCGTAAAGGCTGGGATGAATTTTATAAATTATAA
- a CDS encoding Gfo/Idh/MocA family oxidoreductase: MKHTPISRRDFLKNLGIAGAGTLLAASPWLSAFSEVMNTSNEKCRLAIIGPGSRGQFLMGFLTKNPKVDIVALCDIYKPSIEKALKLVPNAKVYGDYREVLEDKSIDAILVATPLSSHCKIVLDAFDAGKHVFCEKSIGFTMEECYRMYQKHRSTGKIFFTGQQRLFDPRYIKAMEMIHAGTFGEINAIRTFWNRNGDWRRSVPSPNLERLINWRLYKEFSKGLMTELACHQLQIGSWALRKIPEKVMGHGAITYWKDGRDVYDNVSCVYVFDDGVKMTFDSVISNKFYGLEEQIMGNLGTVEPEKGKYYFESVAPAPAFLQMVNDWENKVFDSLPFAGTSWAPETANENKGEFIIGERPKSDGTSLLLEAFVEAVITQKQPKNIAEEGYYASMLCLLGHQALEEERTLYFPDEYKIDYLNHQSVKTPEAI, encoded by the coding sequence ATGAAACATACCCCTATTAGCAGGCGGGATTTTCTAAAGAATTTAGGCATAGCCGGGGCTGGCACTCTTCTTGCAGCAAGCCCTTGGCTTTCTGCTTTTTCGGAGGTGATGAACACCTCAAACGAAAAGTGTCGTTTGGCAATTATCGGTCCCGGTTCCCGGGGACAGTTTTTAATGGGATTTCTGACTAAAAATCCTAAAGTCGATATTGTTGCATTGTGCGACATTTATAAACCGTCTATTGAAAAAGCACTGAAGCTCGTTCCTAATGCCAAGGTGTACGGTGACTATCGAGAAGTGTTGGAAGATAAGTCGATAGATGCCATACTCGTGGCTACTCCTCTTAGTTCGCATTGTAAGATAGTGCTGGATGCTTTTGACGCAGGAAAGCACGTTTTTTGCGAAAAGTCGATAGGTTTCACGATGGAGGAATGTTATCGTATGTATCAGAAACACCGTAGCACGGGAAAAATATTCTTCACAGGGCAACAGCGTCTGTTCGATCCTCGTTACATTAAAGCAATGGAGATGATTCATGCGGGTACCTTCGGTGAAATAAATGCAATCCGTACCTTCTGGAACCGGAATGGGGATTGGAGACGTTCGGTGCCTTCACCCAATCTGGAACGTCTGATAAACTGGCGTCTTTACAAGGAGTTCTCAAAAGGATTGATGACGGAACTCGCTTGCCATCAGCTTCAGATCGGAAGCTGGGCTTTGCGTAAGATACCCGAAAAGGTGATGGGACACGGTGCCATCACTTATTGGAAAGACGGCAGGGATGTGTATGACAATGTGAGTTGTGTATATGTGTTTGATGATGGGGTAAAGATGACATTCGATTCTGTCATTTCCAATAAATTCTATGGACTGGAAGAACAGATCATGGGTAATCTCGGAACGGTAGAACCGGAAAAGGGAAAATATTACTTTGAGAGTGTAGCTCCTGCACCGGCCTTCCTGCAGATGGTGAATGACTGGGAGAACAAGGTATTCGATTCTCTGCCTTTTGCCGGAACAAGCTGGGCACCGGAAACTGCAAACGAAAACAAAGGAGAATTCATTATCGGAGAACGTCCCAAGAGCGATGGTACATCATTGTTGTTGGAAGCTTTTGTTGAGGCCGTCATAACACAAAAACAACCTAAAAACATCGCGGAAGAAGGATATTATGCAAGTATGCTCTGTTTGTTGGGACATCAGGCATTGGAAGAAGAACGGACGCTTTATTTCCCTGATGAGTATAAAATAGACTATCTGAACCATCAATCTGTAAAAACACCCGAAGCAATATGA
- a CDS encoding family 43 glycosylhydrolase, whose translation MKKYVNLFVFVFMIGVCFSQGKAQTKSAMSYKNPVVDIAMPDPTVIKAADGYFYVYATESTRNVPIMKSKDLVEWTYCNTAFTNKTRPRFEPKAGIWAPDINYISGKYVLYYAMSVWGGEQTCGIGVATADSPQGPFTDHGKMFRSNEIGVQNSIDPSLLQYEGRNYLVWGSFRGIYVIELTADGLSLMPGAEKKKIAGTAFEAAYVHKHDGYYYMFASIGSCCRGVESTYKVVVGRSKKVWGPYKDKTGKPMLKNGYSLVIGANDHFVGNGHGSQIIRDDAGQDWLLYHGFARSAPENGRILLLDQIKWDKEGWPYVEGGSPSYETQKAPIFNN comes from the coding sequence ATGAAAAAGTATGTAAATTTGTTCGTTTTCGTATTCATGATAGGTGTTTGTTTTTCACAGGGAAAAGCACAGACAAAGTCTGCGATGAGTTATAAGAATCCGGTTGTGGATATTGCCATGCCCGACCCTACGGTGATTAAGGCTGCGGATGGTTATTTTTATGTGTATGCTACCGAATCTACCAGGAATGTTCCGATAATGAAATCGAAAGATTTGGTGGAATGGACGTATTGCAACACGGCATTCACGAATAAAACTCGTCCCAGATTTGAACCTAAAGCTGGAATTTGGGCACCGGACATCAATTATATTAGCGGTAAATATGTGCTTTATTATGCGATGTCGGTGTGGGGAGGAGAACAAACGTGCGGCATTGGAGTAGCTACTGCCGATTCTCCGCAAGGACCTTTTACGGATCATGGTAAGATGTTTCGCAGTAATGAGATCGGTGTGCAGAACTCGATTGATCCCAGTCTCCTGCAGTATGAGGGGAGAAACTATTTGGTATGGGGCAGCTTTCGGGGGATATATGTTATTGAACTGACTGCGGATGGCTTGTCGTTGATGCCGGGAGCGGAAAAAAAGAAAATAGCAGGAACAGCTTTTGAAGCTGCCTATGTTCATAAGCACGACGGTTATTATTATATGTTTGCTTCTATCGGAAGTTGCTGTAGAGGAGTGGAAAGCACATATAAGGTCGTAGTGGGTCGCTCTAAAAAGGTATGGGGGCCGTACAAAGATAAGACGGGTAAACCGATGTTGAAGAATGGTTATTCTTTGGTGATAGGTGCGAATGATCATTTTGTAGGCAATGGGCACGGTTCACAGATTATCCGGGATGATGCCGGACAGGACTGGCTTCTGTATCATGGTTTTGCAAGATCGGCTCCGGAGAATGGACGTATTCTGTTGCTGGACCAGATTAAGTGGGATAAAGAGGGTTGGCCTTATGTAGAGGGAGGATCTCCTTCTTACGAAACACAAAAAGCACCTATATTTAATAACTGA
- the mobV gene encoding MobV family relaxase — translation MGFVVLHMEKAHGSDSGTTAHIERFIIPKNADPTRTHLNRRLIEYPDGIKDRSAAIQQRLEEAGLTRKIGSNQVRAIRINVSGTHEDMKRIEEEGRLDEWCADNLKYFADTFGKENIVAAHLHRDEETPHIHVTLVPIVKGERKRRKREEQTKKRYRKKPTDTVRLCADDIMTRLKLKSYQDTYAVAMAKYGLQRGIDGSKARHKSTQQYYRDIQKLSDDLKAEVVDLQQQKETAQEELRRAKKEIQTEKLKGAATTAAANIAESVGSLFGSNKVKTLERENTALHKEVADHEETIEALQDRIQTMQADHSREIREMQQKHGREIADKDTRHKQEISFLKTVIARAAAWFPYFREMLRIENLCRLVGFDERQTATLVKGKPLEYAGELYSEEHGRKFTTERAGFQVLKDPTDGTKLVLAIDRKPIAEWFKEQFEKLRQNIRRPIQPQRKGKGFKL, via the coding sequence ATGGGTTTCGTAGTTTTACACATGGAAAAGGCGCACGGCAGCGACAGCGGAACGACCGCACATATCGAGCGTTTCATCATACCGAAGAACGCCGACCCCACACGCACGCACCTAAACCGCAGGCTTATCGAATACCCCGACGGGATAAAAGACCGTTCGGCGGCTATACAGCAGAGATTAGAAGAAGCGGGGCTGACACGCAAAATCGGAAGCAACCAAGTACGGGCAATCCGCATCAACGTATCGGGAACGCACGAGGACATGAAGCGGATAGAGGAAGAGGGGCGTTTGGACGAGTGGTGCGCCGACAATCTGAAATACTTCGCCGACACGTTCGGAAAGGAGAACATCGTGGCGGCTCACCTGCACAGGGACGAGGAAACGCCGCACATACACGTTACACTCGTCCCCATCGTCAAGGGAGAGCGCAAGCGCAGGAAAAGGGAGGAACAGACGAAGAAGCGATACCGCAAGAAGCCGACCGACACCGTGAGGCTGTGCGCAGACGATATTATGACACGGCTGAAATTGAAGTCCTACCAAGATACCTATGCCGTGGCGATGGCGAAATACGGGCTGCAAAGGGGCATAGACGGCTCGAAAGCTCGCCACAAGTCCACGCAGCAGTATTATCGGGATATACAGAAACTCTCCGACGACCTCAAAGCGGAAGTGGTGGATTTGCAGCAGCAGAAAGAAACGGCACAGGAGGAACTAAGACGGGCGAAAAAAGAAATACAGACCGAGAAGCTGAAAGGGGCGGCAACCACCGCAGCCGCCAACATCGCCGAGAGCGTCGGTTCTCTTTTCGGCAGTAACAAGGTCAAGACGCTGGAAAGGGAGAACACCGCCCTGCATAAGGAGGTAGCCGACCACGAGGAAACCATCGAAGCCCTGCAAGATAGGATACAGACCATGCAGGCAGACCACAGCAGGGAGATACGGGAAATGCAGCAAAAGCACGGCAGGGAGATAGCCGACAAGGACACAAGGCACAAGCAGGAAATATCGTTTCTGAAAACGGTAATCGCAAGGGCGGCAGCATGGTTTCCCTATTTCCGTGAAATGCTCCGTATCGAAAACCTCTGCCGCCTTGTCGGGTTCGATGAAAGGCAGACCGCAACGCTCGTCAAGGGAAAGCCGTTGGAGTATGCAGGGGAACTCTACTCGGAGGAACACGGACGGAAATTCACGACCGAAAGGGCAGGTTTCCAAGTGCTGAAAGACCCCACGGACGGGACTAAATTGGTTCTTGCCATCGACCGAAAGCCCATTGCCGAGTGGTTCAAGGAACAGTTCGAGAAGTTAAGGCAGAACATACGCCGACCTATACAACCGCAAAGGAAAGGCAAGGGATTCAAGCTATAA